The stretch of DNA GGGCCGCGGTGATGCTGGCCGTCGGCCGCGTCTTCGACGTCATCGAGGTCGCCGAGCCGGCCGGGCGCCGCGCCCTGGTCCGGCTGGAGCGCATGGGCCTCCCCGTCGGCCCGGTGACCGCCACCCCGGACGGCCGGGCCCAGTTCTTCGTCGCCCCGGGCGCCGCCGCCGAGCTGCCCGCCCTGCTCTACCGCCTGGGCTGGGACGATCCCGGCTCCCTCGACCTGCGCGGCCTCGGCCCCGGCACGTTCCTCACGGCCCCGCCGTCCGACCGCGGCGGCTGCGGCCCGGTCCGCTGGCTCCGCCCACCCGCCCTGGACACCGCCAAGCCCCCTCAGGCCCGCCTCCTCCTGGGCACGCTGGCCTATGCGGCGCACCGGTCACGGGCGTAGCCGGAGGACGGACACCCGAACGGCGCCACCGGGGGCACCCGACGGCCGGCGAAGGTCGGGGCGCGGTCCTGTCGAGCGGGCCGCTCACGGGGTCAGTCGGCTGAGCACGGCCCACGGGAGCAGTCGCCGAGCACGAGTGGCGGGAGCATCCGCCGCCAGGGTGGGCGGGAACAGCGAGGACGCGGCGCCGTCGGCCCCACATACTCGCCCTCGACGGCCGTCGAAGAATGCCTCACCGGCGGCCCCCTCCCCGGCCGCCTGGCCGCTCGGGCCATCGGCTCGCCACGTCCGGACGGATCCCGTCGTCGGCCTGTCGGAGTGCCCCGCGTGGGGTGGGCCCGCGGCCCGTGCGGCCGGCGGGAGCCCTCGGCTCGTGTGCCGGACGAGTCTGGTCGTATGGACGCCCCCCACCGGGGGCTCAGTGTCTTGCGCGGGTGCGCGTCCGGGTCCGGGTGGTGGCGCGTGCGTGTGCGTGGGCGACGCCTCCGCCTCGGCACGTGTCCGCTCCCGCCGGTGTCCCCACGCCGCATACGGGCGCGGGACGGGCGGCAGCCGAAGGTGCCGGCGTCCGGCGTCCGGCCGGGGGCGTTCTGGGAGTGGCCGCGACTGAGCGTGGCCCGACGGGCCGTCGGAGCGACGAAGTGTCGGAGTGTCGTGGACTCTCCCCAGCGGCCGGGGCAGGGACTCGTCCTGTGGTCCTCGGCTCGGCCTGTCGGGCCCGGCTCTGCGTGCCGGTCCCGTAGACGCTCGGCGTGCCGGGGCCGTGGGCGCTCGGGTGCCGGGGCCGTAGACGGAAGTGCCCGCCCCGGTGGGACCGGGGCGGGCACGGAAAAGGGTGGGAGTCAGTCTCCGATGAGGGCGTCGACGAAGGCCTCCGGTTCGAAGGGGGCCAGGTCGTCCGGGCCCTCGCCGAGGCCGACCAGCTTGACCGGCACACCCAGCTCGCGCTGGACGGCGACCACGATGCCGCCCTTGGCCGTACCGTCCAGCTTGGTGAGCACGATGCCCGTGATGTCGACGACCTCGGCGAAGACGCGGGCCTGGACCAGACCGTTCTGGCCGGTGGTCGCGTCGAGCACGAGCAGCACCTCGTCCAGCGGCGCGTGCTTCTCCACGACGCGCTTGACCTTGCCGAGCTCGTCCATGAGGCCGGTCTTGGTGTGCAGGCGGCCGGCGGTGTCGATGAGCACCACGTCGGCGCCCATCTCCTTGCCGTCCTTCACCGCGTCGAAGGCGACGGAGGCGGGGTCGCCGGCCTCCGGGCCGCGCACGGTGTAGGCGCCGACCCGCTCGCCCCAGGTCTGCAGCTGGTCGGCGGCGGCCGCGCGGAACGTGTCGGCGGCGCCCAGCACGACGCTGCGGCCGTCGGCGACCAGGACCCGGGCGAGCTTGCCCGTCGTCGTGGTCTTGCCGGTGCCGTTGACGCCGACGACCATCACGATGCCCGGCTTGCTGGCGGCCGGCTCGGTCTTCACCGTGCGGTCCATGTCGGGGCCGATCAGCGTGAGCAGCTCCTCGCGCAGCAGCCCGCGCAGCTCCTCGGGGGTACGGGTGCCGAGCACGCGCACGCGCTCGCGCAGCCGGTCGACCAGCTCCTGGGTGGGCCGCACGCCGACGTCGGCGGTCAGCAGGGTGTCCTCGATCTCCTCCCACGTGTCGTCGTCGAGGTTCTCGCGGGACAACAGGATGAGCAGGCCCTTGCCCAGGGCGTTCTGCGAGCGGGAGAGGCGGGCGCGCAGCCGCACCAGACGGCCGGCGGTGGGCTCGGGCACCTCGATCGGGGGTGCCGGAAGCTCCTCGACGGGCGGCTCCTCGACGGCGACGGAAGCCGAGCCGTCGGGCAGGTCCACCTCCTCGATCGTCCGCCGCGGCTCCTCTCGCGGCGTCTCGGCCTCCTCGCCGACGTGTGGCTCGGCCGGAGGGGCGGTGATGTCGGGCGCCGAGGGCGGCGGCGGGGGCAGCGGCTTCCTCCGCCGGCTGCCGATGATGAGCCCGCCGAGCGCGCCGAGCACGACCACGGCGATAACTACAGCAAGGATGATGGTTTCCATAACGCGTCCAGTATGCGCGACCACCTGGGCGGTCAGCGGTAGTCCCGACGGGGCCGCGTGCCCCTGGAATACCGGACCCGCCGGCCGCCCGGCGTACGGGATGCGGACCGCCCGCACGAGCACGTGCTGCCCAGGCTCGGTGCGTGAGCCGGGGCAGTGAGGCAGGGGCGGTTACCCCATCTCCTCCAGCGCCTTGCCCTTCGTCTCCTTGACGAACTTCAGGACGAACGGGATGGAGAGCGCGGCGAAGGCCGTGTAGACGACGTAGGTCCAGGAGAGGTTCCAGTCGGCCAGCGACGGGAAGCTCGCGGTGATGGCCCAGTTGGCGATCCACTGGGCGGAGGCGGCCACGCCCAGCGCGGCGGCGCGGATCTTGTTCGGGAACATCTCGCCGAGCAGGACCCAGACGACCACACCCCAGGACAGGGCGAAGAAGAGGACGAAGACGTGGGCCGCGATCAGGGCGACCCAGCCCTGGGTGGCCGGCAGCTTGCCGCCCACCAGGGGGTACGAGAACGCCCAGGCCTCCAGGGCCAGGCCGACGACCATGCCGCACGAGCCGATGAGCGCGAGCGGCTTGCGGCCGATGCGGTCCACGAAGATCATCGCGATCACGGTGCCGACGATGTTGATGATCGACGTCGTGAACGAGTAGAGGAACGACTCCGTCGGGTTGACGCCGACCGACTGCCACAGCGTCGCGGAGTAGTAGAACGCGACGTTGATGCCGACGAACTGCTGGAAGGCTGACAGGCCGATGCCGATCCAGACGATCCGCTTGAAGAGGAAGCTGCCGCCGAGCAGGTCCTTGAAGGTGGACGTGTGCTCGCGCTTCATGGCGGTCTCGATCTCGGCCACGCGGGCGTCGAGGTCGATGTGGTCGCCCTCGACCTCGGCGAGGATCCGGCGGGCCCGGTCACGGCGGCCGACGGAGAGCAGGAAGCGCGGGGACTCGGGGATGGCGAAGGAGAGCAGTCCGTACAGGACGGCCGGGACGACCATCACGCCGAGCATGACCTGCCAGGCCTCCAGGCCCAGCAGCCGGCCGCGCTGGTTGCCGCCGGCGGCGTTGAGCAGACCCCAGTTGACCAGCTGGGAGATGGCGATGCCGACGACGATCGCGGCCTGCTGGAAGGAGCCGAGGCGACCCCGGTAGGCGGGCGGGGCGACCTCGGCGATGTAGGCGGGGCCGATGACCGAGGCCATGCCGATGGCGAAGCCGCCGACGATCCGCCAGAAGGCGAGGTCCCACAGGGCGAACGGCAGGGCCGAGCCGACGGCGCTGACGGTGAACAGGGCCGCGGCGATCCGCATGCAGCGGATGCGGCCGATGCGGTCGGCGATGCGGCCCGCGGTCGCGGCGCCGATCGCGCAGCCGATCAGGGCGATGGCGATGACCTGGGCCAGTTCCGCGGATCCGATGCCGTAGCGGCTCCGGATGGCCTCGACGGCGCCGTTGATCACGGAGCTGTCGTATCCGAACAGGAAGCCGCCCATGGCGGCGGCCGCGGCGATGAAGATGACGTGCCCGAGATGTTCGGGGTGAGCCGTCCGGGCTCCCGGCCCTGGGGCCTGCGTTGTGGTCACGTGTACTCCTCGGGCACCCCGGCAGCGCTGCCGGGGGTGGGGGTCAACCCCTCCATGCGATGAGATCTGAAGATAAAAACAACGCTACAGAGGTTATGCCTTCACCTGTCGAAGTCAATTTCCCTGCCTTGTAGGGATCAATGGGCCACTACGCCACGCGATCCCTGGACTCCGATTCAAGTGTTGTAGTCAAGCTGTGGACATGGTCCGTCTACCCCGAAGTGACGGAGACACGCAGGATCCCCGGCACCACACGTGCCGGGGCGCTGACGCAGTGCTAACGCAGGCGCTGGCTGATGACCTTCGACACACCGTCGCCCTGCATGGAGACGCCGTAGAGCGCGTCGGCGACCTCCATCGTGCGCTTCTGGTGCGTGATCACGATCAGCTGCGAGGCCTCCTGAAGCTCCTGCATGATCCGGATCAGCCTTTGGAGGTTGGTGTCGTCGAGGGCCGCCTCGACCTCGTCCATGACGTAGAAGGGGCTCGGACGGGCCTTGAAGATCGACACGAGCAGGGCGACGGCGGTCAGCGACCGCTCGCCACCGGAGAGCAGGGACAGCCGCTTGACCTTCTTGCCCGGCGGGCGCGCCTCGACGTCCACGCCCGTCGTGAGCATGTTGTCCGGGTCGGTCAGTACGAGCCGGCCCTCACCGCCCGGGAAGAGCCGGCCGAAGACGCCCTCGAACTCGCGGGCGGTGTCCCGGTAGGCCTCGGTGAAGACCTGCTCGACACGCTCGTCGACCTCCTTGACGACCTGGAGCAGGTCGGCGCGGGTCTTCTTGAGGTCCTCGAGCTGCTCGCTGAGGAACTTGTGGCGTTCCTCCAGGGCCGCGAACTCCTCCAGGGCCAGCGGGTTGACCTTGCCGAGCTGCTGGTAGGCGCGCTCGGCGGCCTTCAGCCGCTTCTCCTGCTCGGCCCGCGCGTAGGGCCGGGGCCGGTTGCGGGGGTGCTGCGGGTCCTCCGGCAGCTGCTCCCCCTCGGCGGGCGGCGAGGGCGGGACGAGCTGGTGCGGCCCGTACTCCGCCATCAGGCCCGCCGGTTCGACCCCGAGTTCCTCCAGTGCCCTGGTCTCCAGCTGCTCGATGCGCAGCCGCTTCTCGGCGCCGAGCACCTCGCCCCGGTGGACCGAGTCGGTCAGCTTGTCGAGTTCGGCCTTGAGCTCCCGGCCCTCGGTGCGGGCGGCGGTCAGCTCCTGCTCGCGCCGGGCCTTGGCGGCCTCGGCGGCGGCCCGCTCCTCCTCGGCGCGGGCCACGGAGACCTCGACGTGCGCGAGCAGCTGCCGGGCGCCGGAGGCGACCGCCGAGGCGACCTCCGCCTCGTGGCGGAGCCGGGCGCGCCGCTGCTCGGCACGCGCGCGTGCCTCACGTTCGGCACGGGCGGCCCGGTCCAGCGCGTCGGCCCTGCCGGCCAGCCCCCTGACCCGTTCCTCATGCGTACGGACCTGGAGGCGGGCCTCCATCTCGGTCTGGCGGGCGTTGGCCCCGTCGGCCGCGAGCCGGTCGCGCGCTGAGGTGTCGGGCTCCTCCTCGATCGGCATCTCCTCGGCCACGGCGAGCCGCTCGGCGAGTTCCCCCACCTCCTGGAGGGCGTTGTCGAGGGCCTCCTGGGCGCGGGCGGCGGCGGCCGAGGACCGCTCGGCCTCCCCGGCGGCGCCGCGCGCCTGCCCGGCGAGCCGGCCCAGTTGCTGCGCCACGGCCGACTTCTCCCGGTCTGCGGTCCGCCGCCGCTCCCCCAGCTCCTCGACCAGCGCCGCGCACCGGCCGCGCCGCTCGGCGGCCCGCTGCTGGTCCTCGGTCAGCGCCTCGCACCGCACGGCGAGCTGTTCCAGCTCGGCGGCGGCCTCGTCCACGGAGGCCTGCACCTCCAGCAGACTGGGCGCCCCGGCGGAGCCGCCCTGCGCGAAGTACGCCCCGAGCAGATCCCCTTCGGCGGTCACAGCGGTCAGCTCGGGTCGGGCGAGGGCCAGATCCTCCGCGTCCTCCAGCGTCCCCACCACGACGATTCCCCGCAGCAGCCACCGCACGGCGGGCATCAGCTCGGCGGGACCCCGCACGAACTCCGCGGCGAAGGGGTGCCCGGGCACGGGGGTGCCGGTGGTGGCGGGCGCGCCCGCCGCACCCCCCGTACGGTCCTCGGACCCACCCCACCCGGCAGCGGCGCCATCCGGCACACCGGCCGCGGAGAGCCCGGCTCCCGCCGCATCGCTCCCCTCCGCGCCGGCGGCTGCCACGCCCCCGGCCGCGGGCCGATCGGCGCAGACCGCCAAGCTCGTGACCTCGTCCGGCTGGGTGGCGTCCGGGGCGCCCGACGAGGTGGCGGGCGTCGCCGGGGCCGCCGTCGGCCCGGGCTGCGGCTCGCTCGGGAGGGCTTCGCCCGGCGGCGTGGGCGCTTGGATCGTGGGGGTTTCGGGTGAGGGGCCCGCGAGGAGCAGTGCGGCTCGGCCCGCGTCCTGTTTGCGCAGCAGGCGGAGGGCGTCGGCCGCCGCGGAGGGGGTGGTCACGGCCAGGGCGTCGGCGGCGGTGCCGAAGGCGGTGGCCAGAGGGGTTTCGTAGCCGGGGGTGACCGTCAGGAGTTCGGCGGCGGGGCCCAGCAGGCCGGTGAGGCGGTCCTTGGCGTCGAGCAGGGCGCCCGTGCCGTCCTTGCGGCGCAGGCCCAGGGCGAGCGCGTCGTGCCGGGCCTGGGTCGCGGCCCGCTTGCGTTCCGCCGCGGTGACCGCCTCCCGCGCGGCGGCGAGGGCGGCCTCCGCCTCGGCCAGTGCCGTTCTCGCCGTCTCGTGCCGTCCGGCCAGCTCCTCGTCGCCGGCGTCGAGGCCGTCGACCTCGGCCTTGAGCGCCTCGTACTCCTCCTGGGCGTGGACGGCCCGTTCCTGGGCCTCGTCCCTGGCGGCGGCCAGCCGCTCGATCTCGGCCTGGGCGGAGGCGGCTCGGGAACGTGCCGCGTTCACCTGTCCGCCCAGCCGGGCCAGGCCCTCACGGCGGTCGGCGATGGCGCGGGCCGCGTCCTTCAGGCGCCGCTCCTCGACAGCAAGTTCCCGCTCCAGCTCGGCGCGGTGGGCGACGGTGTCGTCCAGGGCGCGCTGGGCCGCCTCCAGGGCCGCCTCCAGCCCGGCCTCCTGCTCGCGGACGCGGTCGGCCTCGCGCTCCAGTTCCTCGGGGTCGCGGCCGCGCCGCTCCTCGGGCGGCGCGGAGGTGGCGCTGTGCACGCGCGCGTCGGCGAGCGAGATGGTGCCGCGCACGCGTTCGGCGAGCTGGGACAGTTCGTACCAGGTCTGCTGGGCACGCTGGAGGCGCGGGACGAGCCGGCGCACCTCGTCCTCCAGCAGGGCCTCGCACTGGAGGGCCTTCTTCAGCTCCTGCTCGGCGGTTTCCTTGCGTTCTTTCAGGGCCGCTTCGTCAGCCACCTCGGCCTTCAGTGCTTCGCGCAGGCCGACGAGGTCGTCGGCCAGCAGCCGCAGGCGCGCGTCCCTCAGGTCCGCCTGGATGACCGCGGCTCTGCGCGCGACCGCCGCCTGCCGTCCCAACGGCTTGAGCTGGCGGCGCAGTTCGTCGGTGAGGTCCTGCACGCGCGCGAGGTTGGCCTGCATCGCGTCCAGTTTCCTGAGCGCCTTCTCCTTGCGCTTGCGGTGTTTGAGGACGCCCGCGGCCTCCTCGATGAAGGCGCGGCGGCCCATGGGGTCGGCGTGCAGGACGGAGTCGAGCTGGCCCTGGCCGACGATGACGTGCATCTCGCGGCCGATGCCGGAGTCGGAGAGCAGTTCCTGGATGTCCAGCAGCCGGCAGGTGTCGCCGTTGATCTGGTACTCGCTGCCGCCGTTGCGGAACATGATCCGCGTGATGGTGACCTCGGCGTACTCGATGGGCAGGGCCCCGTCGGAGTTGTCGATGGTCAGGGACACCTCGGCGCGGCCGAGCGGCGGACGGCCGGTGGTGCCGGCGAAGATGACGTCCTCCATCTTGCCGCCGCGCAGCGATTTGGCGCCCTGCTCGCCCATGACCCAGCTGAGCGCGTCCACGACATTGGACTTGCCCGAGCCGTTCGGTCCGACGACGCACGTGATCCCCGGCTCGAACCGGAGCGTGGTCGCCGAGGCGAACGACTTGAACCCACGGAGGGTCAGGGCCTTGAGGTGCACGCCGCCGGACTTTACCGGCCGTCGGTACCCCACTCCACGAACCCCCGCAACCGCGCGGTTTCACCTTTGAATATGCAGGGCACACCAAAAGTTAAAGACCGTGAAAGGATGCGCGGGGGCGACAAAGGCGGGGCAAGAAGGGCGGGGGAAAGAAGGAAGGGACGCCGAAGCGTCCCTTGCAACTCTGACAACTGAGCGGTTGACGGGCAGCCCAACCACTGTGTCGTTGTGCGATGCAGTGATCAGGTGAGCGCAGGCTCCGCCTGGTGTGCGTCGACGCGCTCCATGATCCTGTCGTGAGAAGCGGCAGCCGTCAGGGCGTCGTTCTCCGCCTGGATCCGCACAAGCTCGGATTCCAGGTCCTGGACGCGCTGCTGGAGCCGTCGCATCTCGGCGAGGAGTCGAGGGTCGGAGCCGCCGACGTAACCGAGAAGCGCCTTTGCCATGATGGATGGTCCTCCACACTGAGTGACCGACCGAAGCGGTGTGGGTCGTGAGGGATTCGCACCCGTGGTGCTTGGCACTGCCTGATTTGTGGTGCCGTTCATCCATGCCAAACAGCTAAGGTGCGCGGGCTTTCAGCGTCTCACCAAAAAGTTTGACGGTCAACACGATCACGCCCCGTATCCATGGGCGTCCCGGGGGCGCGCGACCGTAAACCAGGTGGCGCTGCGACTCCTGCGGGCCCCTCGGGGCGTGCGGATCATTCCGCTGTGCGGAGCCTGCCACGCCACGCGTTTCTTGGCAACCACCTGCCTCTTTTCCCATTGGGCAGATGCCGGTGGCAGTTCCCGCCGCGGCCGGCGGGACCCGCACCGCGCCACACGATCAGCGGATCGCGAAGTCCTCGTACCCGCCGCGCGGTGTGTCCCAGATCTCGGTGACACCGTCCACACGTCCGGGCGTGTCGCCGCCCTGCAGCCAGTCCAGGAGTTTCTGGCACCCCTCGCGGGCCCCCTCGGCGACCACTTGCACGCGCCCGTCCCCGAGATTGAGGGCGAAACCGCTCAGGCCCCCGATCTCCAGCGCGGTGGCCCTGGTGAACCAGCGGAAACCCACTCCCTGGACTCGTCCGCGGACCCAGGCGACCAGTCGAACATCCTCGCTCATGGGTGCAACCTAACCGGCCAATGTCTCTCTGGGCACCTCCGCCTCTCGCGCCATGCGGTACCGTCCCGGTCCAATGAATCTCATCTGAAACTCACTCGATCGAGTGAGTTGGGTTGACCGCGTCGGCTCAGGGCGCGCGTCGACAGAGAGAGACGAGGAAGGCCAGCACATGGGACGCCACCGACGCTCGGACGCCGGCCGCGCCGCCACGGGCCGCGCCACGGGGGACAGTCGGACGCACGGCTCGTACGAGCGGGACCGCGATCCGTGGGACAGCCACCCACAGGACGACGACGGCCGCCTGGGCATCGCGCCCTATCTGAACCCGGATCTGTACGGCGACCCGTACACCAGACCCCAGGAGCACCTCTTCGACACGGACGACGGCGCCGCCCACGCCAGGACCACCGTGGTCTTCCCGGCCGAGGGCTTCAGCCCGGCGGACGGACCGCGGGAGCGGGGGCACCGCCGGAAGAAGAAGGCCGCGACGCCGGTCCGCACGGGGCTCCTCGGGGTCTCCGCCGCGGTCGCCCTCGGCACCGTCGCGGTCGCCACCGGCGCGGTGCCCGGGCTCGAGAACTACAAGCTGGGCGGCCCGAACGGCGGCGGCGCCGACAAGGTGCAGGCCGCGGGCTCGCCGACGAACAGCGAGAGCCCGCAGGGCGGCACCTCCGGCAGCGCCGGCGTCGACCCGGGCGGCCCCTCCCGGGGCTCCACGACGAGCCGCGACGTGGACCGGTCCACGTCACCTGAGCGGTCCGCCTCCGAGTCGGCCCAGGCCACCGCGCCGGACGCCGACCCGGCGTCGGCCACGCCCACGAAGGCGCCGGAGGCGAAGCCGACCACGGCGCCGGAGAAGCCGGAGACCGCGCCGGCCGAGACCGCCACCAAGGCGCCGAAGACCCAGGCCCCGGCCGCCGTCTCCACGCAGACCGCCGTCGAGGCCGAGGTGCTCAGGCTCGTCAACGAGGAGCGGGCGAAGGTGGGGTGCAGCGCGCTGACGGCGAGCAGCGCGCTCGCCGGCCTCGCCCAGGACTTCAGCGAGGCCATGGCCGACGAGAACTTCTTCGACCACACCGATCCCAGCGGCGCCTCGCCGTGGGACCGGGCGGCGAAGC from Streptomyces sp. 6-11-2 encodes:
- a CDS encoding bifunctional DNA primase/polymerase codes for the protein MGFTIGGIREIRSGTRRRGRSYRSSECTAVAEYTGLWGWDVVRGARAVGGACSCGRTNCPAPGAHLLEFAPGIPAGATLDEVTRAWRELPGAAVMLAVGRVFDVIEVAEPAGRRALVRLERMGLPVGPVTATPDGRAQFFVAPGAAAELPALLYRLGWDDPGSLDLRGLGPGTFLTAPPSDRGGCGPVRWLRPPALDTAKPPQARLLLGTLAYAAHRSRA
- the ftsY gene encoding signal recognition particle-docking protein FtsY, producing the protein METIILAVVIAVVVLGALGGLIIGSRRRKPLPPPPPSAPDITAPPAEPHVGEEAETPREEPRRTIEEVDLPDGSASVAVEEPPVEELPAPPIEVPEPTAGRLVRLRARLSRSQNALGKGLLILLSRENLDDDTWEEIEDTLLTADVGVRPTQELVDRLRERVRVLGTRTPEELRGLLREELLTLIGPDMDRTVKTEPAASKPGIVMVVGVNGTGKTTTTGKLARVLVADGRSVVLGAADTFRAAAADQLQTWGERVGAYTVRGPEAGDPASVAFDAVKDGKEMGADVVLIDTAGRLHTKTGLMDELGKVKRVVEKHAPLDEVLLVLDATTGQNGLVQARVFAEVVDITGIVLTKLDGTAKGGIVVAVQRELGVPVKLVGLGEGPDDLAPFEPEAFVDALIGD
- a CDS encoding sugar porter family MFS transporter codes for the protein MTTTQAPGPGARTAHPEHLGHVIFIAAAAAMGGFLFGYDSSVINGAVEAIRSRYGIGSAELAQVIAIALIGCAIGAATAGRIADRIGRIRCMRIAAALFTVSAVGSALPFALWDLAFWRIVGGFAIGMASVIGPAYIAEVAPPAYRGRLGSFQQAAIVVGIAISQLVNWGLLNAAGGNQRGRLLGLEAWQVMLGVMVVPAVLYGLLSFAIPESPRFLLSVGRRDRARRILAEVEGDHIDLDARVAEIETAMKREHTSTFKDLLGGSFLFKRIVWIGIGLSAFQQFVGINVAFYYSATLWQSVGVNPTESFLYSFTTSIINIVGTVIAMIFVDRIGRKPLALIGSCGMVVGLALEAWAFSYPLVGGKLPATQGWVALIAAHVFVLFFALSWGVVVWVLLGEMFPNKIRAAALGVAASAQWIANWAITASFPSLADWNLSWTYVVYTAFAALSIPFVLKFVKETKGKALEEMG
- a CDS encoding AAA family ATPase, with amino-acid sequence MHLKALTLRGFKSFASATTLRFEPGITCVVGPNGSGKSNVVDALSWVMGEQGAKSLRGGKMEDVIFAGTTGRPPLGRAEVSLTIDNSDGALPIEYAEVTITRIMFRNGGSEYQINGDTCRLLDIQELLSDSGIGREMHVIVGQGQLDSVLHADPMGRRAFIEEAAGVLKHRKRKEKALRKLDAMQANLARVQDLTDELRRQLKPLGRQAAVARRAAVIQADLRDARLRLLADDLVGLREALKAEVADEAALKERKETAEQELKKALQCEALLEDEVRRLVPRLQRAQQTWYELSQLAERVRGTISLADARVHSATSAPPEERRGRDPEELEREADRVREQEAGLEAALEAAQRALDDTVAHRAELERELAVEERRLKDAARAIADRREGLARLGGQVNAARSRAASAQAEIERLAAARDEAQERAVHAQEEYEALKAEVDGLDAGDEELAGRHETARTALAEAEAALAAAREAVTAAERKRAATQARHDALALGLRRKDGTGALLDAKDRLTGLLGPAAELLTVTPGYETPLATAFGTAADALAVTTPSAAADALRLLRKQDAGRAALLLAGPSPETPTIQAPTPPGEALPSEPQPGPTAAPATPATSSGAPDATQPDEVTSLAVCADRPAAGGVAAAGAEGSDAAGAGLSAAGVPDGAAAGWGGSEDRTGGAAGAPATTGTPVPGHPFAAEFVRGPAELMPAVRWLLRGIVVVGTLEDAEDLALARPELTAVTAEGDLLGAYFAQGGSAGAPSLLEVQASVDEAAAELEQLAVRCEALTEDQQRAAERRGRCAALVEELGERRRTADREKSAVAQQLGRLAGQARGAAGEAERSSAAAARAQEALDNALQEVGELAERLAVAEEMPIEEEPDTSARDRLAADGANARQTEMEARLQVRTHEERVRGLAGRADALDRAARAEREARARAEQRRARLRHEAEVASAVASGARQLLAHVEVSVARAEEERAAAEAAKARREQELTAARTEGRELKAELDKLTDSVHRGEVLGAEKRLRIEQLETRALEELGVEPAGLMAEYGPHQLVPPSPPAEGEQLPEDPQHPRNRPRPYARAEQEKRLKAAERAYQQLGKVNPLALEEFAALEERHKFLSEQLEDLKKTRADLLQVVKEVDERVEQVFTEAYRDTAREFEGVFGRLFPGGEGRLVLTDPDNMLTTGVDVEARPPGKKVKRLSLLSGGERSLTAVALLVSIFKARPSPFYVMDEVEAALDDTNLQRLIRIMQELQEASQLIVITHQKRTMEVADALYGVSMQGDGVSKVISQRLR
- a CDS encoding acylphosphatase produces the protein MSEDVRLVAWVRGRVQGVGFRWFTRATALEIGGLSGFALNLGDGRVQVVAEGAREGCQKLLDWLQGGDTPGRVDGVTEIWDTPRGGYEDFAIR
- a CDS encoding CAP domain-containing protein — protein: MGRHRRSDAGRAATGRATGDSRTHGSYERDRDPWDSHPQDDDGRLGIAPYLNPDLYGDPYTRPQEHLFDTDDGAAHARTTVVFPAEGFSPADGPRERGHRRKKKAATPVRTGLLGVSAAVALGTVAVATGAVPGLENYKLGGPNGGGADKVQAAGSPTNSESPQGGTSGSAGVDPGGPSRGSTTSRDVDRSTSPERSASESAQATAPDADPASATPTKAPEAKPTTAPEKPETAPAETATKAPKTQAPAAVSTQTAVEAEVLRLVNEERAKVGCSALTASSALAGLAQDFSEAMADENFFDHTDPSGASPWDRAAKLGITSLGGENIARGQADAEAVMDAWMNSPGHRANILNCDFKTLGVGVHFGSGGPWWTQDFGY